In the Peptoclostridium acidaminophilum DSM 3953 genome, one interval contains:
- a CDS encoding tyrosine-protein phosphatase, protein MIDIHCHILPGIDDGSRSLQESLEMAKIAVSEGIDTMISTAHYHTELDYVKGNELKEAARSFNKELERQGIDMKVLVGNELYYSSELMARIDELDFFTLAGSRYVLIEFRPDQLPSDMGGIAYEFGIRDRIPIIAHIERYSQVAERPDMVKELIEDGYLIQVNARSLRKSGDRVAKTARELLERRMVHFVATDSHRSDVRTPRIKDAYLEAVQLLGEQTADVIFKENPRRLINNESIEPFEIIDIQGSGRGSVIDIIRKLVKKR, encoded by the coding sequence ATGATTGATATCCACTGCCACATACTCCCCGGCATCGATGACGGCTCAAGAAGCCTTCAGGAGTCGCTGGAGATGGCAAAAATCGCGGTTTCCGAGGGCATTGACACAATGATAAGCACGGCCCACTACCACACGGAGCTGGACTACGTAAAGGGCAATGAGCTTAAAGAGGCGGCAAGGAGCTTCAACAAGGAGCTGGAGAGGCAGGGGATAGACATGAAGGTCCTTGTTGGAAACGAGCTCTACTACAGCAGCGAACTTATGGCCAGAATCGACGAGCTGGACTTTTTCACACTTGCAGGCAGCCGCTACGTGCTAATAGAGTTCAGGCCCGACCAGCTTCCCTCCGACATGGGAGGCATAGCCTACGAGTTTGGGATAAGGGACCGCATTCCGATAATAGCCCACATCGAAAGATACTCCCAGGTGGCCGAAAGGCCGGACATGGTCAAGGAGCTCATAGAGGATGGCTACCTGATACAGGTCAACGCCAGAAGCCTGAGAAAATCAGGAGACAGGGTTGCCAAGACGGCCAGGGAGCTTCTTGAAAGGCGCATGGTCCACTTCGTGGCGACAGACTCCCACAGGAGCGACGTGAGGACGCCCAGGATAAAGGATGCATATTTGGAGGCGGTGCAGTTGCTGGGAGAGCAAACGGCGGACGTGATATTCAAGGAAAATCCAAGAAGGCTAATAAACAACGAAAGCATAGAGCCCTTCGAAATCATAGATATCCAAGGAAGCGGCAGAGGGTCCGTAATCGACATCATAAGAAAGCTTGTAAAAAAGCGTTAG
- a CDS encoding CpsD/CapB family tyrosine-protein kinase, with translation MKELIVLNKPKSPVSEAYRGVRTNIQFSNVDKNIKTILVTSSKQGEGKTTTVSNIAITMADLGKKTVIIDCDLRRPRLHKAFGMTNIGGVTDILLNSDSYKGYLKRTGIENLEIITAGQIPSNPSEMLSSRSMARLIEQIRGDYDYVFIDASPVAAVTDAIILSAMADGALLVCHSGGVEVELAKSAKQSLEKAGANIIGVVLNKINIEKRGSYYAYYYNYYSDDASSEGKGKGAAVGKEQRKAACGND, from the coding sequence ATGAAGGAGCTTATAGTATTAAACAAGCCGAAGTCTCCTGTTTCAGAAGCCTACAGGGGAGTAAGGACCAACATACAGTTTTCAAACGTAGACAAGAACATAAAGACAATACTGGTGACAAGCTCAAAGCAGGGCGAGGGCAAGACGACCACAGTGTCAAACATAGCAATAACAATGGCGGACCTTGGCAAGAAGACGGTTATAATAGACTGCGACCTTAGAAGGCCAAGGCTCCACAAGGCATTCGGCATGACTAACATAGGGGGAGTGACAGACATACTCCTCAACAGCGACTCCTACAAGGGCTACCTCAAAAGGACTGGAATTGAAAACCTTGAGATAATAACTGCCGGACAGATACCTTCCAACCCTTCGGAAATGCTATCTTCAAGGAGCATGGCCAGGCTCATAGAGCAGATAAGGGGCGACTACGACTACGTGTTCATAGACGCGTCTCCGGTAGCCGCGGTTACGGATGCAATAATACTATCTGCAATGGCCGACGGAGCCCTGCTAGTGTGCCACTCGGGCGGCGTTGAGGTGGAGCTGGCAAAGAGCGCCAAGCAATCCCTTGAAAAGGCCGGAGCCAACATAATAGGCGTCGTGCTAAACAAGATAAACATCGAAAAAAGAGGCTCATACTACGCCTACTACTACAACTACTACTCGGACGATGCATCGAGTGAAGGCAAAGGAAAGGGAGCAGCCGTAGGAAAAGAGCAGAGGAAAGCGGCCTGCGGCAATGATTGA
- a CDS encoding YveK family protein, protein MEETIDLREYFEIVKKNMGMIALITIFAVAVSGAVSFFVLDPVYETSTTLMVNKAKDDTSRTVETQDIMLSRQLVTTYGEIAKSNVVLSKVIRDLRLDMDTRQLSGKITVTPVKETEIMRITVSDTSPKLASSIANATAGIFMDEVARIMKIDNVQIIDKAQVPKDPVKPSKFLNIAIAGVLGVMAGVFIAFLREYLDNTLKTPEDIEKHLGVQVVGMIPIFDQIES, encoded by the coding sequence GTGGAAGAAACAATCGATTTAAGAGAGTATTTTGAAATAGTCAAAAAAAACATGGGCATGATTGCCCTAATAACAATATTCGCGGTGGCTGTCAGCGGGGCAGTCAGCTTTTTTGTCCTGGACCCTGTGTACGAGACAAGTACAACCCTCATGGTCAACAAGGCCAAGGACGACACAAGCAGAACTGTTGAAACCCAGGACATAATGCTCAGCAGGCAGCTTGTGACTACATACGGCGAGATAGCAAAATCAAACGTGGTCCTAAGCAAGGTCATAAGGGACCTCAGGCTCGACATGGACACCAGGCAGCTCTCGGGCAAGATAACTGTAACGCCCGTTAAGGAAACTGAAATAATGAGAATAACAGTCTCTGACACCAGTCCAAAGCTGGCTTCAAGCATAGCCAACGCCACTGCCGGCATATTCATGGACGAGGTGGCCAGGATAATGAAGATAGACAACGTGCAGATAATTGACAAGGCCCAGGTTCCAAAGGATCCCGTAAAGCCAAGCAAGTTTCTCAACATAGCAATAGCAGGAGTCCTGGGAGTGATGGCGGGAGTTTTCATAGCCTTCCTTCGCGAGTATCTGGACAACACGCTAAAAACACCAGAAGACATAGAAAAGCACCTGGGAGTTCAGGTGGTAGGCATGATACCGATATTCGATCAGATAGAAAGCTAG
- a CDS encoding S-layer homology domain-containing protein, whose protein sequence is MKKLIAGFLAAILTASSAVYAEPPEFSGGVGNEYEYEEVVFISGKPIKFTGEMAVSESEKETEKKTSYKFKLTPADKSIDGSLTRSITLVTTYKTWDGKGQTSADTTVDKYSEKIELGKDKYELKDFQFSKSDLIDNRPVSDFYSGNLKGRKYYTINKDQGTVTVDISGADTGYRNFWGDTGTNIIDMGFDYDRKIEADDGVDGQDLQWRGTARIVTSDSMMKTLRYSPNDATLSSFSGGNMRITSREMTSRYTYELPELEEGSGGIDQGDGKFMVPEDGSDKGTIELSRSMVPRLERLAVPKFRDLSGHWAQTHIEKLYSLDVLDEGGDFFTPDVAMTRAEYIKAVMKACNIRPTMEAQKSARASRRAPKEESVFDDVSISDEDYAYIKDAYNKGIVKGSQNGMFRPGAPLTRAEAVTILVRALGFESKAPTPGFASGFTDDRSIQPWAKASIYVARETGLVQGDSQGRINPEAVMKRSEASAMIIRLLEFMQRDLQRDYREDIVSFK, encoded by the coding sequence ATGAAAAAACTGATTGCGGGATTCCTCGCAGCAATCCTCACCGCCTCAAGCGCAGTATATGCCGAGCCGCCCGAATTCTCCGGGGGCGTTGGCAACGAATACGAATACGAGGAGGTCGTGTTCATAAGCGGCAAGCCCATAAAGTTCACAGGAGAGATGGCCGTTTCAGAAAGCGAGAAGGAGACAGAGAAGAAGACCTCCTACAAATTCAAGCTTACACCTGCGGACAAGTCGATAGACGGCTCCCTCACAAGGAGCATAACACTTGTGACTACATACAAGACCTGGGACGGCAAGGGCCAGACCAGCGCCGACACGACAGTGGACAAGTACAGCGAGAAGATAGAGCTAGGCAAGGACAAGTACGAGCTGAAGGACTTCCAGTTCTCCAAATCAGACCTGATAGACAATAGGCCCGTTTCCGACTTCTACTCTGGAAACCTCAAGGGCAGGAAATACTATACGATAAACAAGGACCAGGGAACAGTGACGGTGGACATATCCGGGGCGGACACCGGCTATAGGAACTTCTGGGGAGATACGGGTACAAACATAATAGACATGGGCTTCGACTACGACAGGAAAATCGAGGCGGATGACGGCGTTGACGGCCAGGACCTGCAATGGAGGGGGACTGCAAGGATAGTAACCTCGGACAGCATGATGAAGACTCTGCGATACTCTCCAAACGACGCAACCTTATCGAGCTTTAGCGGCGGCAACATGAGGATAACTAGCAGGGAGATGACATCAAGGTACACATATGAGCTGCCTGAGCTGGAGGAGGGCTCCGGCGGCATAGACCAGGGAGACGGAAAGTTCATGGTTCCCGAAGACGGCAGCGACAAGGGGACTATAGAGCTGTCAAGGAGCATGGTGCCGAGGCTGGAGCGGCTGGCCGTGCCAAAGTTCAGGGACCTTTCCGGCCACTGGGCCCAGACCCACATCGAAAAGCTCTACTCACTGGATGTGCTCGACGAGGGCGGGGACTTCTTCACTCCCGATGTGGCAATGACAAGGGCCGAGTACATAAAGGCCGTGATGAAGGCGTGCAACATAAGGCCTACCATGGAGGCCCAAAAGAGCGCCAGAGCGTCGAGAAGGGCACCCAAGGAGGAAAGCGTATTCGATGACGTGAGCATAAGCGATGAGGATTACGCCTACATAAAGGACGCCTACAACAAGGGCATAGTCAAGGGCTCTCAAAACGGCATGTTCCGCCCGGGTGCACCCCTTACAAGGGCTGAGGCCGTGACAATACTGGTAAGGGCTCTGGGCTTCGAGAGCAAGGCGCCGACGCCGGGCTTTGCCAGCGGTTTTACGGACGATCGGAGCATACAGCCATGGGCAAAGGCCAGCATATACGTTGCAAGGGAGACAGGCCTTGTCCAGGGCGACTCCCAGGGCAGGATAAATCCGGAGGCCGTAATGAAAAGATCAGAGGCCAGCGCCATGATAATAAGGCTTCTTGAGTTCATGCAAAGGGATCTCCAAAGGGACTACAGGGAGGACATTGTCAGCTTCAAATAA
- a CDS encoding IPT/TIG domain-containing protein: protein MTNARWRASKLVRRLTAILLSLLMALGSMPWSEMERAYAYDKSKYSVDSVLITKVHEGGLYKVTKTKITIMGSYLKDITVKSITSQGADVYSRAQINEEEIVQFEIPGSIGSSIIVGDCQISIDQEGLPAMSGMLDRIIVTGSEGISITGTGLDKVGTTYNGASISGAFEDKSGAVAQTPLPVSAKTEGSLSTNPINGNLGLQNIVFKKEYTQQVDFESGTSQVKTTIQNTYNDQFRLTKKMDVKDAAMNPNRGQFGDEIIITASSGLDVNNVDVFLLKSITDKYTNDSKCPFLGSNPDADRKQMLTVKVPKDKKGVIENGEYYVVITNKIPDGADPDKSVDEQFEFGEDQKFTIIDASQKMKIYQPLSPESGPDTGSRTEISGVYIGSLNIGFTPDTPGHMSVDAKDSGEVLTVDYGTGKYKGEAVSVKKEVKVLIGGLAKFAKKADSSDYDFSFNSSMDKVKVITQQVTDAEESPHKDVVIETRTIITKLPVEDSENPNVTIIKDRAELKGGYTFEPSTITPSNLGMTPPKIHVESDGSGGYVTTKDILISITGRNFIVHRYTDASDKQVKVKYPIVELGSELRLSKNTYVGAESDVDPQRLELKVLDKNDNEIDGSTPGQTGDRIVAVIPSGTRLSRLVLGKADLVVINPMRDDSSVEGKRGVLPYGIEFVSPPSAKVPIIESVTPDSVMKEGGETVTVTGSNFQDGLRVYIDGKEIKTFERRQDGTSIIFKAPQGREGLTQLQIMNAEGGVDTAEFRFVKTYTNPKIASFSPGMGSGDDEQRGIEPTLVVISGQNFLLPDSSGSREYIHKLIGARVLLGGKDINSYNRDSKGKIILSPFAAPEGEYVIGLDASGKRPVLADYYHSVVLENEDAENEFMVLSVNEKGEISLSGPRKSFDIIASGAEIKAVDRDGNEYTLSYPGSDKVELSCSGRETLKLKMMTPFAIGADGRIYGDRVRVKDMNTIYFWVPGKSHPDFRDLPSNYYDISVINPDTKKDTKSGQSGFYLITTPNHEQNPSVEEGGLQPSFGLIAGGYTVKITGKGFTPQTRVFVDGAEARVSSVNNGGTQMEIIVPPYGKKQGDMTSQKAKVPVVILNPGGASWSSSIDSEYFTYYAPFSTPVISNLQPAAEGTTLGGDTVRIDVSDIRTSQDEQGNRILPKVYFGSKEVQLQEDNIFNGYIKLKTPPNPAGTVDVIFVNQGENSYGMSNKLKFTYRISPTSIRTVLPAVGDKAGNESVELIGTGFGETQISLAASLVQGDSPAAFERMTMPLVRFGDVSNKGRAGTGEIENAKAFVELEGGLSAEYSESQALVRLSIKTIDAEYSGTVDGYSGETIFVPAGLLKDATGEGYFGKELIRVEVLSDRLIVERGYAPYARLVNSEFIELTTPSYFSAVKIPVRVSVTVMNPDGGTAKSEFEYRNPDSKPAIETILKDSRDPEQVTHSFSGIPKDIRLVKLSIAGGNTIAIKGSDFREGASVQIADLPAIKAEQLRDQSPELIVFDMPAVPQSYIGRLCKVKVINADGGIASSDSSQPPIYIQFIGGDSVPRLDAITPNIGSSSGGDWVTITGDDFRDGLIVMFGGTQAAEVTRVDYKTIKVKTPAHVPGKADVKVENSDGEIAVLRNGFTFVSGPAIDCVLKSSDMKTSMDSLSAYGGESIAVKGKGFMQGARVVFMPELTDSQTPALYIGSKGYVIKAGADAKAVEWKDENTLIVTTPEGVMGKQGMIVINPDGGATAVYRISYGLPNVDAPSDVEAEIIYDRYISVKWSAVEGAKGYDVYAIEGGREYLVHSTSNTSFIYQDVKSNTSYRFKIKALGAVSSSKASRESDRVATGKNAGYEDSDSGLGEKTQMSIAGSAACITMGEEDADRPLNIDLTSGRLSGAESAVISMSSQVIRDSGAADISVIGRDFTLTFNPNAFDVSGIDSSSGSGVRIEIAKAKVPSGSQDGSVSAEYTIKAYAYSKSGQKQLYYMAEPARLELGIDSAKLSMRRYKSAGLSLYDETQRVWKSVEGGASHFDSVSGRISGLGSYRATGTR from the coding sequence ATGACAAATGCAAGATGGAGAGCTTCAAAGCTTGTGCGAAGGCTTACAGCCATATTATTATCACTGCTCATGGCGCTTGGAAGCATGCCATGGAGCGAAATGGAGAGGGCGTACGCATACGACAAGAGTAAATATTCCGTTGACAGCGTGCTTATTACAAAGGTCCACGAGGGGGGACTCTACAAGGTCACAAAAACAAAGATAACAATTATGGGCTCGTATTTGAAGGACATAACAGTAAAATCAATAACCTCCCAGGGCGCCGATGTCTATTCAAGGGCCCAGATAAACGAGGAGGAGATAGTGCAGTTTGAAATACCAGGAAGCATAGGCAGCAGCATAATAGTGGGCGATTGCCAAATATCCATAGACCAGGAAGGTCTGCCGGCCATGTCGGGCATGCTTGACAGAATAATAGTGACAGGGTCTGAGGGCATATCAATAACGGGAACGGGCCTGGACAAGGTGGGCACAACATATAACGGAGCCAGCATAAGCGGAGCCTTCGAGGACAAGTCCGGGGCAGTGGCCCAGACGCCGCTTCCAGTCAGCGCAAAGACCGAGGGGAGCCTCTCTACAAATCCGATCAACGGAAATTTAGGCCTTCAGAACATAGTATTCAAGAAGGAATACACACAGCAGGTGGATTTTGAATCGGGCACAAGCCAGGTGAAAACAACAATACAAAACACATACAACGACCAGTTCAGGCTCACAAAGAAGATGGACGTCAAGGACGCGGCCATGAATCCAAACAGGGGCCAGTTCGGCGACGAGATAATAATAACAGCCAGCTCGGGGCTTGATGTCAACAACGTGGATGTATTCCTGTTAAAGAGCATTACGGACAAGTACACAAACGACAGCAAGTGCCCATTCCTAGGCTCAAATCCGGATGCCGACAGAAAGCAGATGCTTACAGTCAAGGTTCCCAAGGATAAAAAGGGAGTAATAGAAAACGGGGAGTACTACGTAGTCATAACAAACAAGATTCCAGATGGGGCTGATCCGGACAAGTCGGTGGACGAGCAGTTCGAGTTCGGTGAAGACCAGAAATTCACCATAATAGACGCAAGCCAGAAAATGAAGATATACCAGCCCCTCAGCCCGGAATCGGGTCCTGACACGGGCTCTAGAACTGAAATATCGGGAGTTTACATAGGCTCCCTCAACATAGGCTTTACACCCGACACTCCGGGCCATATGAGTGTCGATGCCAAGGACAGCGGCGAGGTTCTAACCGTAGACTACGGCACGGGCAAGTACAAGGGGGAAGCCGTAAGCGTAAAAAAAGAAGTGAAAGTTCTAATCGGAGGCCTTGCAAAATTCGCAAAGAAAGCCGATTCCAGCGATTATGACTTCAGCTTCAACAGCTCTATGGACAAGGTCAAGGTCATAACCCAGCAGGTTACAGATGCTGAGGAGAGTCCCCACAAGGACGTTGTAATAGAAACCAGGACGATAATAACTAAGCTGCCTGTTGAAGACTCGGAGAATCCCAACGTGACAATAATAAAGGACAGGGCGGAGCTCAAGGGCGGCTACACCTTCGAACCAAGCACAATAACCCCATCCAATCTGGGAATGACGCCTCCCAAGATTCATGTGGAAAGCGACGGAAGCGGAGGCTATGTCACAACAAAGGACATACTGATTTCAATAACCGGCCGCAACTTCATTGTACACAGGTATACGGACGCCAGCGACAAGCAGGTGAAGGTAAAGTATCCCATAGTGGAGCTTGGAAGCGAGCTAAGGCTAAGCAAGAACACCTACGTGGGAGCTGAGAGCGACGTTGACCCGCAGAGGCTTGAGCTGAAGGTGCTTGACAAGAATGACAACGAAATTGACGGCAGCACGCCTGGCCAGACTGGAGACAGGATAGTGGCTGTAATCCCATCAGGCACAAGGCTCTCAAGGCTTGTGCTTGGAAAGGCGGACCTTGTAGTGATAAACCCCATGAGGGACGACTCCAGCGTAGAGGGCAAGCGAGGAGTTCTCCCCTACGGAATAGAGTTTGTCAGCCCGCCGTCGGCAAAGGTTCCAATAATTGAAAGCGTGACGCCTGATTCTGTAATGAAGGAGGGGGGCGAAACTGTAACTGTAACAGGCTCAAACTTCCAGGACGGGCTCAGGGTGTACATAGACGGCAAGGAGATAAAGACATTTGAAAGGCGCCAGGACGGCACCAGCATAATCTTCAAGGCGCCCCAGGGCAGGGAGGGGCTGACACAGCTCCAGATAATGAACGCCGAAGGCGGGGTCGACACCGCAGAGTTCAGGTTCGTGAAGACATACACCAATCCAAAGATAGCCTCCTTTTCACCTGGAATGGGCAGCGGGGACGACGAGCAGCGGGGAATAGAGCCTACCCTTGTTGTGATAAGCGGCCAGAACTTCCTACTGCCCGACTCCAGCGGAAGCAGGGAATACATACACAAGCTAATCGGCGCCAGAGTGCTGCTTGGCGGCAAGGATATCAACAGCTACAACAGGGACTCAAAGGGCAAGATAATACTAAGTCCCTTCGCTGCCCCCGAGGGAGAATACGTAATAGGGCTTGACGCTTCAGGCAAGCGCCCGGTTCTGGCTGACTACTACCACAGCGTGGTACTCGAAAACGAGGATGCAGAAAATGAGTTCATGGTGCTCAGTGTCAATGAAAAAGGGGAAATTTCATTGTCGGGTCCGAGAAAGAGCTTCGACATCATAGCCTCGGGGGCCGAAATAAAGGCTGTAGACAGGGACGGCAACGAATACACCCTTTCATACCCCGGAAGTGACAAGGTCGAGCTCAGCTGCAGCGGCAGGGAGACTTTAAAGCTTAAAATGATGACGCCCTTCGCAATCGGAGCGGACGGCAGGATATACGGCGACAGAGTCAGAGTAAAGGACATGAACACAATATACTTTTGGGTTCCGGGCAAGTCCCATCCGGACTTTAGGGACCTTCCAAGCAACTACTACGACATTAGCGTAATAAACCCGGACACTAAAAAGGACACAAAATCAGGGCAGAGCGGATTCTACCTGATAACTACTCCGAACCATGAGCAGAACCCTTCCGTGGAGGAGGGCGGTTTGCAGCCAAGCTTCGGACTCATAGCCGGGGGCTACACGGTAAAAATAACTGGCAAGGGCTTCACCCCGCAAACCAGGGTGTTCGTAGACGGCGCAGAAGCCAGGGTGAGCAGCGTCAACAACGGCGGCACGCAAATGGAGATAATAGTCCCGCCCTACGGGAAAAAGCAGGGCGACATGACGAGCCAGAAGGCAAAGGTTCCGGTTGTAATACTGAACCCGGGGGGCGCCAGCTGGTCGAGCAGTATTGACAGCGAATACTTTACATACTACGCTCCATTTTCAACGCCTGTAATAAGCAACCTTCAGCCCGCAGCCGAGGGCACCACACTGGGCGGGGACACTGTCAGAATAGACGTAAGCGACATAAGAACCAGCCAGGACGAGCAGGGCAACAGGATTCTGCCCAAGGTTTACTTTGGAAGTAAAGAGGTGCAGCTCCAGGAAGATAACATATTCAACGGCTACATAAAGCTGAAGACTCCCCCCAACCCGGCGGGAACCGTGGACGTAATATTCGTCAACCAGGGCGAGAACAGCTACGGAATGTCAAATAAGCTCAAATTCACATACAGGATATCGCCTACTTCAATAAGGACTGTGCTGCCGGCAGTTGGCGACAAGGCCGGCAACGAATCTGTAGAGCTCATAGGAACAGGCTTTGGAGAGACGCAGATAAGCTTGGCCGCAAGCCTTGTCCAGGGAGACAGCCCGGCAGCCTTTGAAAGGATGACGATGCCCCTTGTGAGATTCGGCGACGTGTCAAATAAAGGCAGGGCGGGCACAGGGGAGATTGAAAACGCCAAGGCCTTTGTGGAACTGGAAGGGGGTCTTTCGGCGGAATACAGCGAGTCCCAAGCCTTGGTCAGGCTTAGCATAAAAACTATAGACGCCGAGTATTCCGGAACCGTAGACGGCTACAGCGGCGAAACCATATTTGTGCCCGCCGGGCTGCTAAAAGACGCCACCGGAGAGGGCTACTTCGGCAAGGAGCTTATAAGGGTCGAGGTTCTAAGCGACAGGCTGATTGTGGAAAGGGGCTATGCTCCTTATGCAAGACTTGTGAACTCGGAATTCATAGAGCTTACAACTCCCTCTTACTTTAGCGCCGTAAAAATCCCGGTAAGGGTCAGCGTGACTGTGATGAATCCCGACGGAGGAACAGCTAAGTCGGAGTTCGAGTACAGGAACCCGGACAGCAAGCCGGCTATAGAAACCATACTCAAGGATTCAAGGGACCCCGAGCAGGTTACCCACAGCTTTTCGGGAATACCAAAGGACATAAGGCTTGTGAAGCTTTCAATAGCCGGCGGCAACACTATAGCCATAAAGGGAAGCGACTTCAGGGAGGGCGCAAGCGTCCAGATAGCAGACCTTCCGGCCATAAAGGCCGAGCAGCTTAGGGATCAAAGCCCAGAGCTCATAGTGTTCGACATGCCCGCGGTGCCTCAAAGCTACATAGGCAGGCTGTGCAAGGTTAAGGTCATAAACGCCGACGGAGGCATAGCATCCTCGGACAGCTCCCAGCCGCCAATATATATACAGTTCATAGGCGGCGACAGCGTGCCCCGCTTGGACGCCATAACGCCAAATATAGGCTCCAGCAGTGGTGGCGACTGGGTTACAATAACGGGCGACGATTTCAGGGACGGGCTCATAGTAATGTTTGGGGGAACGCAGGCTGCGGAAGTCACAAGGGTTGACTACAAGACCATAAAGGTTAAGACGCCTGCTCACGTTCCGGGAAAAGCGGATGTCAAGGTTGAAAACAGCGACGGAGAGATAGCGGTGCTCAGAAACGGCTTCACATTCGTCAGCGGCCCCGCCATAGACTGCGTGCTCAAATCATCCGACATGAAGACGTCAATGGATTCGCTCTCGGCTTACGGCGGAGAGAGCATAGCCGTAAAGGGCAAAGGCTTCATGCAGGGCGCAAGGGTGGTTTTCATGCCCGAGCTCACAGACTCGCAAACGCCAGCGCTCTACATAGGCTCCAAGGGCTACGTGATAAAAGCGGGAGCCGACGCTAAGGCTGTGGAGTGGAAGGATGAAAACACCCTCATAGTCACAACGCCCGAAGGCGTAATGGGCAAGCAGGGAATGATAGTCATAAACCCTGACGGAGGAGCTACGGCTGTATACAGAATCTCCTACGGCCTTCCGAATGTGGATGCGCCATCGGATGTAGAAGCCGAAATAATATACGACCGTTACATCTCTGTAAAATGGAGCGCAGTGGAGGGAGCCAAGGGCTACGACGTATACGCAATAGAAGGGGGCAGGGAGTACCTTGTCCATTCCACATCGAATACAAGCTTCATATACCAGGACGTCAAGTCAAACACAAGCTACAGGTTCAAGATAAAGGCTTTGGGAGCCGTGTCATCCTCCAAGGCCTCCAGGGAAAGCGACAGGGTCGCAACCGGCAAAAATGCCGGCTACGAGGACTCTGACTCTGGGCTTGGGGAAAAGACACAAATGTCGATTGCTGGCTCTGCGGCATGCATCACGATGGGCGAAGAGGACGCCGACAGACCGCTGAATATAGATCTGACATCAGGCAGGCTCTCCGGCGCGGAGTCAGCGGTCATAAGCATGAGCTCCCAGGTTATAAGAGACTCCGGCGCCGCCGACATAAGCGTAATCGGCAGGGACTTCACGCTGACTTTCAACCCGAACGCCTTTGACGTTTCGGGAATAGACAGCTCAAGTGGCTCGGGAGTAAGAATTGAGATAGCAAAGGCAAAAGTGCCTTCTGGAAGCCAGGACGGCTCAGTGTCAGCTGAATACACAATAAAGGCCTACGCCTACAGCAAAAGCGGGCAAAAGCAGCTCTACTACATGGCTGAGCCTGCAAGGCTGGAGCTGGGCATAGACAGCGCAAAGCTGAGCATGAGAAGATACAAAAGCGCCGGGCTGAGCCTCTACGACGAGACGCAGCGCGTTTGGAAGAGCGTCGAAGGCGGAGCATCGCATTTTGACTCCGTGTCGGGAAGGATAAGCGGCCTTGGAAGCTACAGAGCCACAGGCACAAGATAA
- a CDS encoding LexA family protein — MYGRSCEEYCSETLRSDMIVFIRECQSMGYCPSRREIGAKVGRAPSVVNKHLHRMANDGVLKLKGVRRIEFL; from the coding sequence TTGTACGGAAGGAGTTGCGAGGAATACTGCAGCGAGACTCTCAGGAGCGATATGATCGTCTTCATAAGGGAGTGTCAAAGCATGGGGTATTGTCCCAGCCGCAGGGAGATAGGCGCAAAAGTCGGCAGGGCTCCGAGTGTTGTAAACAAGCATCTTCACAGGATGGCAAATGATGGCGTGCTGAAGCTGAAAGGGGTGAGACGGATTGAATTTCTGTAA
- a CDS encoding RNA polymerase sigma factor — translation MNFCNQEGKSAVVEQEHLEAQRLAELACEGCKDSTHELVERFTPLLRGKCRQYFGVVDEDLLQDGIVKLLELIRDFEPQRGANFCGYAKYMISTFYWNLKRKRILEESRRAEADVSDEHSERSGACDYEIAGVETRMALETLPEAQRDVIELIYMQGLSTDETAKRLGISYSYASKLSRRALRQLRDGPLSRDEWRGS, via the coding sequence TTGAATTTCTGTAATCAGGAAGGCAAATCAGCTGTAGTAGAGCAGGAGCATTTGGAGGCACAACGGCTTGCCGAGCTCGCCTGCGAGGGATGCAAGGATTCTACACATGAGCTTGTGGAGCGCTTTACTCCGCTCCTTAGGGGCAAGTGCAGGCAGTATTTTGGTGTGGTGGATGAGGATCTGCTTCAGGACGGTATCGTGAAGCTGCTTGAGCTCATTCGCGACTTCGAGCCTCAGCGGGGAGCGAATTTTTGCGGCTACGCCAAATACATGATAAGTACGTTCTACTGGAACCTCAAGCGAAAGCGGATTCTCGAGGAGTCAAGGCGCGCGGAGGCGGATGTGAGCGACGAGCATTCCGAACGCTCGGGAGCTTGTGACTATGAGATAGCAGGGGTTGAAACCAGGATGGCGCTCGAGACGCTTCCTGAAGCTCAAAGGGATGTCATAGAACTTATTTATATGCAGGGACTCAGCACTGATGAGACTGCAAAACGACTTGGGATTTCGTATTCGTATGCCTCCAAGCTTTCGCGGCGGGCTCTGCGGCAGTTGCGGGACGGGCCTCTCTCCCGGGATGAATGGCGCGGAAGCTAA
- a CDS encoding DUF1659 domain-containing protein — MAIVEKVASNLQLTYSMGIGTDGKEVFKRKTFKNFRPEVLDADILAVASGLAAVQEPALSEVRRVDESVISDLG, encoded by the coding sequence ATGGCTATTGTTGAAAAGGTGGCATCTAATCTTCAGCTGACTTATTCGATGGGGATTGGCACGGATGGCAAGGAGGTTTTCAAGAGGAAGACTTTCAAGAATTTCAGGCCGGAGGTTCTTGACGCTGATATTCTGGCGGTGGCGAGTGGGCTGGCGGCGGTTCAGGAGCCGGCGCTGAGCGAGGTGAGGAGAGTTGATGAGTCGGTGATTAGCGACTTAGGTTAA